In uncultured Treponema sp., one genomic interval encodes:
- a CDS encoding glycosyltransferase family 2 protein, protein MKLSICIPVYNGADTVAELVSELQKVFAETDFEIVMTNDGSHDNSSKVCKELIEKYGNIRFINLRRNYGEHNAVMCCLNYCTGDYAVIIDDDLQNPPEEIFKLWNEIKKGYDVVYAKYRHKKHNIFRNFGSKINDIFATWLIGKPKNLYLCSFKIINRAIINEIIKYKGPFPYIDGLILRATDNISSVYVEHKSRTSGHSNYTLGKLIHLWLSMFVNFSIKPMRMMMSIGTFVLLASLAFAVYFIVDKILHPDVASGWTSLVCIILFIGGLQTIFLGLIGEYIGKNYLDQNGTPQWTVKEVFKSKEIKD, encoded by the coding sequence ATGAAACTTTCAATTTGTATTCCAGTTTACAATGGCGCTGATACAGTTGCAGAATTGGTAAGTGAGCTTCAAAAAGTCTTTGCAGAAACAGATTTTGAAATTGTTATGACAAATGATGGAAGTCATGACAACAGTTCAAAAGTTTGTAAAGAACTTATAGAAAAATATGGCAATATTCGTTTTATAAATTTAAGACGAAACTATGGCGAACACAATGCCGTAATGTGTTGTTTAAACTATTGTACCGGAGATTATGCTGTCATTATAGATGATGACCTTCAAAATCCTCCAGAAGAAATCTTTAAGCTTTGGAACGAAATAAAAAAAGGCTATGATGTCGTATATGCAAAATATCGCCATAAAAAGCATAACATTTTTAGAAACTTTGGAAGCAAAATAAATGATATTTTTGCAACCTGGCTTATAGGAAAGCCAAAAAACCTTTATCTTTGCAGTTTCAAGATAATAAACAGAGCCATTATAAATGAAATCATTAAATATAAAGGGCCATTTCCTTATATAGACGGACTTATTTTGAGGGCAACGGATAATATCAGTTCTGTCTATGTTGAGCATAAATCAAGAACTTCTGGACATTCAAATTATACTCTTGGAAAACTTATCCATCTTTGGCTTAGCATGTTTGTAAATTTTTCTATAAAGCCTATGCGAATGATGATGTCGATAGGAACATTTGTGTTACTTGCATCGCTTGCATTTGCAGTTTATTTTATAGTGGATAAAATTCTTCATCCAGATGTGGCAAGTGGCTGGACATCGCTGGTTTGTATAATATTGTTTATCGGTGGGCTTCAGACAATTTTCTTAGGTCTTATAGGAGAATACATTGGAAAAAATTATTTAGACCAAAACGGAACACCTCAATGGACTGTAAAAGAAGTTTTTAAATCAAAGGAAATAAAGGATTAA
- a CDS encoding FdtA/QdtA family cupin domain-containing protein, whose amino-acid sequence MAAKELFRMINFKDLGDERGKLVVIEGNHDIPFEIARVFYIYGSDSDIIRGKHANRNSEFVLVNVAGKSKVMITDGYDKKIVELSKPMEAVYIPKMIWKEMYDFSEDSVLLVLSNTHYDGKEYIRDFEEYRKIMTENKNE is encoded by the coding sequence ATGGCAGCAAAAGAACTTTTTAGAATGATAAATTTTAAAGATCTAGGCGATGAAAGAGGCAAACTGGTTGTCATTGAAGGAAATCATGATATACCATTCGAAATAGCGCGTGTTTTTTACATTTATGGCTCTGATTCTGATATTATACGCGGAAAACATGCAAATCGTAATTCTGAATTTGTACTGGTTAATGTCGCTGGAAAGTCAAAAGTAATGATAACCGATGGATATGATAAAAAAATTGTAGAACTTTCAAAACCTATGGAAGCCGTTTATATTCCAAAAATGATTTGGAAAGAAATGTATGATTTTTCAGAAGATTCAGTTCTTCTTGTTCTTTCAAATACTCATTATGATGGAAAAGAATATATCAGAGATTTTGAAGAATATAGGAAAATAATGACCGAAAATAAAAATGAATAA
- a CDS encoding DegT/DnrJ/EryC1/StrS family aminotransferase, which translates to MGKKIEKKGDLYMNVAYENLAKSNAIFMSDYKRAFSDFVEKGWYVLGEQVKSFEEEFASFIGTKYCIGVASGLDALIISLECLKLPKGSDVLVPSNTYIASILAIVKAGLHPVLIEPDEKTCNINPDLLESKLTPKTKAVLVVHLYGKSCEMDKICNFCKKHNLKLVEDCAQSHGAKFCQKMTGSFGDAGAFSFYPTKNLGALGDAGAICTNDKELADMARAWRNYGSEKHYHNKYTGLNSRLDEIQAAFLRIKLRHIDEITEKKRRLASLYLEGLDINKFQLPVVDDKYFDVYHIFQIQANRRDELKSYLQDNGIKTEIHYPIAPISQEGYKEILNAQKEKTEIAEKIANSVLSLPISFGATEDEVKYVIDVMNKF; encoded by the coding sequence TTGGGAAAAAAGATAGAAAAAAAAGGAGACTTATACATGAATGTTGCATATGAAAATTTAGCAAAATCTAATGCCATATTTATGTCGGACTACAAAAGAGCTTTTTCCGATTTTGTAGAAAAAGGCTGGTATGTACTTGGTGAACAGGTAAAATCTTTTGAAGAAGAATTTGCTTCATTTATAGGAACCAAATACTGCATAGGCGTTGCATCTGGACTTGATGCACTTATAATAAGCCTTGAGTGTTTAAAGCTTCCTAAAGGAAGTGACGTTCTTGTTCCATCAAACACCTATATAGCTTCAATTCTAGCGATAGTAAAAGCAGGTCTTCATCCAGTTCTTATTGAGCCTGATGAAAAGACATGCAATATAAATCCTGACTTACTTGAGTCAAAACTTACACCTAAGACAAAAGCCGTACTTGTTGTTCATCTGTATGGAAAATCCTGTGAAATGGATAAAATCTGCAATTTTTGTAAAAAACATAATCTAAAACTTGTTGAAGACTGCGCTCAATCTCATGGCGCAAAATTTTGTCAAAAAATGACTGGTTCTTTTGGCGATGCAGGCGCATTTAGTTTTTATCCTACAAAAAATCTTGGAGCATTAGGTGACGCTGGTGCAATTTGTACAAATGATAAAGAATTGGCAGATATGGCAAGAGCATGGCGTAATTATGGGTCTGAAAAACATTACCACAACAAATACACAGGTTTAAATTCCAGGCTAGATGAAATTCAAGCAGCTTTTCTTAGAATAAAACTTAGGCATATTGATGAAATAACAGAAAAAAAACGTAGGCTCGCAAGTTTGTATCTTGAGGGATTAGATATAAACAAATTCCAGCTTCCTGTTGTTGATGATAAATATTTTGATGTTTACCATATTTTTCAAATTCAAGCAAACAGAAGAGATGAGTTAAAAAGTTATTTACAAGACAATGGAATAAAAACAGAAATACATTATCCTATTGCGCCGATAAGTCAAGAAGGATATAAAGAAATTCTCAATGCCCAGAAAGAAAAGACAGAGATTGCAGAAAAAATTGCAAATTCAGTTTTAAGTCTTCCAATATCGTTTGGAGCAACAGAAGACGAAGTCAAGTATGTTATTGATGTTATGAATAAATTTTAA
- a CDS encoding acyltransferase family protein: protein MPRGGGTFNEFFSIFIGAFCGGVGNYLFVFISAWFLCEESFSLKKLLKIWKQVLFYSIIIGVFFFIKKIPTIGFYDRDLYDSVGFFNAAKPIGKIDLIRSFLPVLMGNNWFATCYIVFYLFIPILNDLASVIERKKHFYLIVLMVILGTVVSFVPGQGMLHPSNLYYFITAYFIASYIKKYDPAIFSNPVKNILIGFLICVFCGLWNCALNYFSESYKAVDFLRKWLFLGNINKFPILLAAVFIFCGFVKLRPFSNRIINLIASTTFGVYLIHVNGFLKIFIWHKILLCDSFADSAAYPLYLLASSLVVFICCSLIDLFIRQPLNIFAGYVRNCLSRRFCRAE from the coding sequence ATTCCACGGGGGGGGGGGACGTTTAATGAATTCTTTTCAATTTTTATAGGTGCTTTTTGTGGAGGCGTGGGAAATTACCTTTTTGTTTTTATTTCTGCATGGTTTTTGTGTGAAGAATCATTTTCGTTAAAAAAACTTTTAAAAATTTGGAAGCAGGTTTTATTTTATTCGATAATAATAGGAGTTTTCTTTTTTATCAAAAAAATCCCAACTATAGGTTTTTATGATAGAGACTTATATGATTCTGTAGGCTTTTTTAATGCTGCAAAGCCTATTGGAAAAATAGACCTTATTCGTTCTTTTCTTCCTGTTCTAATGGGAAACAATTGGTTTGCAACTTGTTATATAGTTTTTTACCTTTTTATTCCGATTCTAAATGATTTGGCATCTGTGATTGAAAGAAAAAAACATTTTTATTTAATTGTGCTTATGGTAATATTGGGCACTGTTGTTTCTTTTGTTCCAGGGCAGGGAATGTTGCATCCAAGCAATCTTTACTATTTCATTACTGCTTATTTTATAGCAAGTTATATAAAAAAATATGATCCGGCAATATTCAGCAATCCTGTCAAAAATATTCTGATTGGATTTTTAATATGCGTTTTTTGTGGTTTATGGAACTGCGCATTGAATTATTTTTCGGAAAGTTATAAAGCTGTTGATTTTTTAAGGAAATGGCTTTTCCTTGGAAATATTAACAAATTTCCTATTCTTCTTGCTGCTGTATTTATTTTTTGCGGATTTGTAAAACTGAGACCGTTTTCTAATAGAATAATAAACCTTATAGCGTCAACAACTTTTGGTGTTTATCTTATACACGTTAATGGATTTTTGAAAATTTTTATTTGGCATAAAATTTTGCTATGTGATTCTTTTGCGGATTCCGCTGCATATCCATTGTATTTATTGGCTTCTAGCTTGGTTGTCTTTATTTGTTGTTCTCTAATAGATTTATTTATAAGACAGCCGTTAAATATCTTTGCTGGCTATGTTAGAAACTGCTTATCAAGACGCTTTTGTCGTGCAGAATGA